In Syntrophorhabdaceae bacterium, a single window of DNA contains:
- a CDS encoding geranylgeranyl reductase family protein, with protein sequence MDQYDCVIVGAGPAGATFARRSALKGRKTLLIEKESLPRKKVCGGAVTPAIRDLFDFDHHGTVERVVRGIAFVSRDETEDCSYYCDNMAVEMVSRRDFDHYLVRKAVDAGAVLAEKTRVISVKESAGYVTVVTDKGDAIAAPILIGADGARSIVAGSSGLGKGHGGIALEAEVYPRNKDVLDEHGSHAVFGFGFIPKGYGWVFPKKDHFSVGIGTVREHMPGLISLYRQFKARFDFLTDAVESDRRGWFIPFCNSSGSMNTHRICLVGDSAHLVDPFSGEGIYYAVLSAAIAAETVFEELEKQGRLSQRYTKEIAKRITKDFGHARRYLDIFHTSPSFFYKKEKVIRALTRLSNKEIKYGDIFKELRRK encoded by the coding sequence ATGGATCAATATGACTGTGTAATCGTTGGCGCCGGACCGGCCGGTGCGACCTTCGCCCGCAGAAGCGCGCTCAAGGGGCGCAAGACCCTCCTGATCGAAAAGGAGTCGTTGCCCCGGAAGAAGGTCTGCGGTGGCGCTGTTACTCCGGCAATACGGGACCTTTTCGATTTCGATCATCATGGGACGGTTGAGCGGGTCGTCAGGGGGATCGCTTTCGTTTCCCGCGATGAGACCGAAGACTGCTCCTATTATTGCGACAACATGGCAGTCGAGATGGTGAGCCGAAGAGACTTCGACCATTATCTGGTCAGAAAGGCCGTCGATGCGGGGGCGGTCCTTGCCGAAAAAACCAGGGTCATCTCCGTAAAGGAATCCGCCGGATACGTGACGGTCGTTACCGATAAGGGCGATGCGATCGCTGCCCCCATCCTAATCGGGGCTGACGGCGCGCGAAGCATCGTTGCCGGGAGCTCCGGCCTGGGAAAAGGTCACGGCGGCATTGCCCTGGAAGCCGAGGTCTATCCCCGGAACAAGGATGTTCTTGATGAGCACGGCAGCCACGCGGTCTTCGGCTTCGGGTTCATACCGAAGGGATACGGCTGGGTCTTCCCCAAAAAGGATCACTTTTCCGTGGGCATAGGCACAGTTCGGGAGCACATGCCCGGATTGATCTCTCTCTACCGCCAGTTCAAGGCACGGTTCGATTTCCTCACAGACGCCGTCGAGAGCGACAGAAGAGGTTGGTTCATACCCTTCTGCAATAGCTCGGGATCGATGAACACGCACAGGATATGCCTGGTAGGGGACTCTGCCCATCTTGTAGACCCCTTCAGCGGAGAAGGGATCTACTATGCGGTGCTGAGCGCTGCCATCGCCGCGGAAACCGTGTTCGAAGAGCTTGAAAAACAGGGCCGGTTATCCCAGCGGTACACAAAAGAAATAGCAAAGCGCATAACAAAGGACTTTGGCCATGCAAGACGGTATCTCGATATCTTTCATACATCACCATCATTCTTTTACAAAAAGGAAAAGGTCATCCGCGCCCTTACCCGGCTTTCCAATAAGGAGATAAAATACGGGGACATCTTCAAGGAACTGCGCAGAAAGTGA
- a CDS encoding PAS domain S-box protein, producing MKYRYWLVLFLSVLVVCAALFGLFYNRARKDAINNLNDQQLIIALQTKKGIEGFFRFHRDSLVRNAAQRHVVNLNHEGRASMEIIYNAFSENVAGVTRVDEKGRIVYTFPYDAKSIGRDISFQPHMREILKTHKPVMSDVFTAVQGFRTIALHVPVFDGETFKGTLGFLIRFEHIAREYLENIRIGRDGYAWLISKEGIELFCPVPGHNGRSVFENCKDFPSILSMAREMMEGKKGITTYEYDMVRGRKTASEVKHAVYVPINLVNTFWSIVIATPDSEVVGALSEFRSNLLIIFGILILFSIPSSYFGARAWKILSEETKRKEAEESLRKSEERYRALFDSSVDSIIILSRDRTPIDLNAAAAKLFGFSGKDEFLKRTVENGSPEYQPDGSLSSVKAREMMEIAFDKGSHAFEWIHKKVDGTEFPSAVLLSRMTYQGKEVLQASIRDISDQRAAEKERLEMEKRILHSQKLESLGVLAGGLAHEFNNILTVIQASLEIVLIELKKGSPVTISYIDGALDASKKAGDLTSRMLAYAGKSVISAKKKVDLNTVAQTSLALCRASIEGNVEVHLNGAMHLPSINADVNQVQQVAINLITNAFEAIGPKKGSIIVSTGVEDCDNGRLKGNAIEDSQAAPGRFVFLEVADTGCGIDEATRKHLFEPFYSTRFLGRGLGLPAILGIVRSHGGAIFIDSTPNKGTTIRVLFPAKSEK from the coding sequence GTGAAATACAGATACTGGCTTGTTCTTTTTTTATCTGTCCTCGTCGTGTGCGCGGCGCTTTTCGGCCTTTTCTATAACAGGGCCAGGAAAGATGCCATCAATAATCTGAACGATCAGCAGCTCATCATTGCCCTGCAAACGAAAAAAGGCATCGAGGGGTTCTTCCGGTTCCATAGGGACAGCCTTGTCAGGAATGCGGCGCAGAGGCACGTCGTAAACCTGAACCACGAAGGCAGGGCGAGCATGGAGATCATCTATAATGCCTTTTCCGAGAATGTCGCCGGCGTGACCAGGGTCGACGAGAAAGGGCGTATTGTCTACACATTTCCCTATGATGCAAAGAGCATAGGCCGGGATATTTCGTTCCAGCCTCATATGAGGGAGATACTGAAGACGCACAAACCCGTCATGAGCGACGTGTTCACTGCCGTACAGGGGTTCAGGACGATCGCGCTCCACGTGCCCGTCTTCGATGGAGAGACATTCAAGGGCACACTGGGTTTTCTCATCCGCTTTGAGCATATCGCCAGAGAATACCTGGAGAACATACGGATCGGTCGGGATGGTTATGCCTGGCTTATCAGCAAGGAAGGCATAGAACTGTTCTGCCCCGTTCCGGGACACAACGGCAGATCGGTATTTGAGAATTGCAAGGATTTCCCCTCCATCCTGTCCATGGCGCGGGAGATGATGGAGGGGAAAAAGGGGATCACCACCTATGAATACGATATGGTCCGGGGAAGAAAGACGGCATCGGAGGTGAAACATGCCGTATATGTGCCGATCAACCTGGTAAACACCTTCTGGTCTATCGTGATCGCTACGCCTGACAGCGAAGTGGTAGGTGCCCTGAGCGAGTTCAGGTCAAACCTCCTGATCATTTTCGGCATCCTTATTCTCTTCAGTATTCCTTCATCCTATTTTGGTGCAAGGGCATGGAAGATACTGTCGGAAGAGACGAAGAGAAAAGAGGCCGAAGAGTCTCTCAGGAAAAGCGAGGAACGCTACAGGGCGCTTTTTGATTCATCCGTGGATTCCATCATCATTCTGTCGCGCGACCGGACCCCCATCGATCTGAACGCTGCAGCGGCGAAGCTCTTTGGTTTTTCCGGGAAGGATGAGTTCCTTAAGCGTACCGTCGAAAATGGCTCACCGGAATACCAGCCCGATGGGTCTTTGTCCTCCGTTAAGGCGAGGGAAATGATGGAGATTGCATTCGACAAAGGCTCCCACGCTTTTGAATGGATCCACAAAAAAGTGGACGGCACGGAATTTCCCTCTGCCGTTCTGCTCTCCAGGATGACCTACCAGGGAAAGGAGGTACTTCAGGCATCGATCCGCGATATCAGCGATCAGCGGGCGGCCGAAAAGGAACGATTGGAAATGGAGAAAAGGATCCTTCACTCACAGAAGCTTGAGAGCCTTGGGGTGCTTGCGGGTGGGTTGGCCCATGAGTTCAACAACATCCTCACCGTCATCCAGGCGAGTCTTGAGATCGTATTGATAGAGCTAAAGAAAGGATCGCCTGTCACGATCTCCTATATCGACGGGGCCCTCGATGCGTCGAAAAAAGCGGGCGATCTCACGTCGAGGATGCTGGCGTATGCAGGCAAGTCCGTTATTTCCGCGAAGAAGAAAGTCGACCTTAACACGGTAGCGCAGACAAGCCTCGCCCTGTGCAGGGCATCCATCGAGGGCAACGTTGAGGTGCATCTCAACGGCGCCATGCATCTGCCGAGCATCAATGCCGACGTGAATCAGGTCCAGCAGGTTGCCATCAATCTGATCACAAATGCCTTCGAGGCCATAGGGCCGAAGAAAGGGTCCATCATCGTCAGCACCGGCGTAGAGGATTGCGATAACGGACGCCTGAAAGGAAATGCGATTGAAGACAGCCAGGCCGCTCCGGGGAGGTTCGTTTTTCTCGAGGTGGCCGACACGGGCTGCGGCATCGATGAAGCGACGCGAAAGCATCTTTTTGAACCCTTCTATTCAACGAGATTCCTGGGCAGAGGTCTTGGCCTGCCGGCCATACTTGGGATTGTTCGCTCCCACGGCGGTGCTATTTTCATAGACAGCACCCCGAATAAGGGAACAACCATCAGGGTATTATTTCCAGCGAAGAGCGAGAAGTGA
- a CDS encoding DEAD/DEAH box helicase, with protein sequence MQEKRFEKLHLSKMVQKALDNMGFDELSPIQEQSIPLVLEGMDIIGQAQTGTGKTAAFGIPLIELLDAKRRQTDALVLCPTRELAIQVAGELRKLARYRKDIIIIPVYGGQSIGPQIASLKKGVHIVVGTPGRMIDHMRRRTIKLGTVARVVLDEADEMLNMGFLEDIETILDATSPSRQTLLFSATMPESIRRLAAKYQKNPSVVKVVGEELTVAEVEQSYIEVRPGKKMNLLRKVVDTYHFSSSLVFCNTKRCVDQVARDLKAMGYDTESIHGDMAQSQRDRVMAKFRKGHSTMLVATDVAARGIDVRDVEAVINYDVPRDDEYYVHRIGRTARMGKTGHAFTLVLPTEMGKLRDIQTYAKTEIKRHAPLSPEDEFTIAVKVFNKRRTTFKPSHRGHFKRS encoded by the coding sequence ATGCAAGAAAAGAGATTCGAAAAGCTACATCTGTCCAAAATGGTGCAAAAAGCTTTGGACAATATGGGGTTCGATGAGTTGAGCCCGATCCAGGAACAATCGATACCCCTTGTCCTTGAAGGTATGGACATTATCGGCCAGGCACAGACTGGCACGGGGAAGACGGCCGCCTTCGGCATTCCCCTCATCGAGCTTCTCGACGCGAAGAGAAGACAGACCGACGCCCTCGTTCTTTGCCCGACCCGTGAACTTGCGATACAGGTCGCGGGCGAATTGAGAAAGCTGGCACGGTACAGAAAGGACATCATCATCATCCCCGTTTACGGCGGACAATCCATCGGTCCTCAAATCGCAAGCCTGAAAAAGGGAGTTCATATCGTCGTGGGGACGCCGGGCAGGATGATAGACCACATGAGGCGAAGGACGATCAAGCTGGGAACGGTCGCAAGGGTTGTTCTCGACGAGGCCGACGAGATGCTCAACATGGGTTTTCTCGAAGACATCGAGACCATCCTTGACGCGACATCCCCAAGCCGGCAGACACTTCTCTTTTCCGCTACCATGCCGGAAAGCATCCGGAGACTCGCCGCCAAATACCAGAAGAACCCTTCCGTCGTAAAGGTTGTCGGTGAAGAATTGACGGTGGCGGAGGTAGAGCAGAGCTATATCGAGGTAAGGCCTGGAAAGAAGATGAACCTCCTGCGGAAGGTTGTCGATACCTATCATTTTTCCTCGTCACTTGTTTTCTGCAATACGAAAAGGTGTGTTGACCAGGTGGCCCGGGACCTTAAGGCCATGGGTTACGATACGGAAAGTATTCATGGCGACATGGCGCAGTCACAGCGCGATCGTGTAATGGCGAAATTCCGCAAGGGACATTCGACGATGCTCGTGGCTACAGATGTAGCGGCCCGCGGCATTGACGTCAGAGATGTCGAGGCGGTCATCAATTACGATGTTCCCCGCGACGACGAGTATTACGTTCACAGGATAGGCAGGACAGCGCGGATGGGAAAGACGGGACACGCCTTCACCCTTGTGCTGCCCACAGAGATGGGGAAACTCAGAGACATACAGACCTACGCGAAGACAGAGATAAAACGCCACGCCCCGCTCTCCCCGGAGGATGAATTCACTATAGCGGTAAAGGTGTTCAACAAGCGACGGACCACATTCAAGCCGTCACACAGGGGACATTTCAAAAGGTCCTGA
- a CDS encoding serine hydrolase yields the protein MMKQKRISRPIFCLVCAAVFLTLAINDAFAQRIMYEKPKIMTKGSAALTVILEPYLEKYDLPALGAAVVRQGRIVAMGTVGTKRAGQQILVTTSEPFHIGSDTKAMTALIAAMFVEGGKLRWDSTVEEIFPELKKTITPGMGSITLEQLLSHSSGMPADSEPLFGRLIAESFTRETDNLSDTRYWMLARWVSQPLAAAPRRRFSYSNMGYIMAGAMLERVSGSSWEELVVEKVFVPLRLRSAGFGTQSTPGRTDAPLPHLIVDGKIKPMLSGVFSDNPLVMGPAGTVHMSVQDFARWAAWNAGAGKRGPQIVRPETLARLRTPVIDIPAVKDAPPGTPSHGRYALGWGEARFGWAKDPFIYHAGSNGMNLAHIFLQPKDDFAMVLMTNIGGQKAGDAFAALAEELYKRFGKE from the coding sequence ATGATGAAACAAAAAAGGATATCGCGCCCGATATTTTGCCTTGTTTGTGCTGCCGTTTTTTTAACTCTGGCAATCAACGATGCCTTTGCTCAGAGGATCATGTACGAGAAGCCGAAGATCATGACGAAAGGCTCTGCCGCATTGACGGTCATCCTGGAGCCGTATCTTGAGAAATACGATCTTCCCGCGCTTGGCGCGGCTGTTGTGAGACAGGGGAGGATTGTGGCCATGGGAACGGTGGGCACGAAGAGAGCGGGACAGCAGATCCTTGTGACGACGAGCGAGCCTTTTCACATAGGTTCCGATACGAAGGCCATGACAGCATTGATCGCCGCCATGTTCGTGGAAGGGGGGAAATTGCGCTGGGATTCAACGGTGGAAGAGATATTCCCTGAGTTGAAAAAGACGATCACCCCGGGGATGGGCTCCATAACCCTCGAACAGCTGCTTTCTCACAGCAGCGGGATGCCGGCGGACAGCGAACCTCTTTTCGGGCGGCTCATTGCCGAATCGTTTACCCGCGAGACGGACAATCTGAGCGATACACGGTACTGGATGCTCGCAAGGTGGGTGAGCCAACCCCTCGCCGCCGCTCCGCGCAGGCGGTTTTCCTATTCCAATATGGGTTATATCATGGCAGGCGCCATGCTCGAACGTGTTTCGGGAAGCTCATGGGAGGAACTCGTTGTGGAAAAAGTTTTTGTGCCCTTGAGACTTCGCTCGGCGGGGTTTGGCACGCAGTCCACCCCGGGAAGGACGGATGCGCCGCTTCCGCACCTTATCGTGGACGGCAAGATAAAGCCGATGCTGTCGGGCGTTTTCTCGGACAACCCTCTGGTGATGGGGCCGGCAGGCACCGTGCACATGTCGGTGCAGGACTTTGCCAGGTGGGCTGCATGGAATGCGGGAGCCGGAAAACGGGGCCCGCAGATCGTCCGTCCCGAGACCCTGGCAAGGCTGAGGACGCCCGTCATAGACATTCCGGCCGTGAAGGACGCCCCGCCGGGCACTCCTTCCCATGGCCGTTATGCCCTTGGCTGGGGTGAGGCGAGATTCGGCTGGGCAAAGGACCCTTTCATTTATCACGCCGGATCGAACGGAATGAACCTCGCCCACATCTTCCTTCAGCCGAAGGATGATTTTGCCATGGTCCTGATGACCAATATCGGCGGCCAGAAGGCCGGGGACGCCTTTGCCGCCCTGGCGGAGGAGCTGTACAAAAGATTCGGGAAGGAGTAG